The nucleotide sequence TTAAATGCGGGCGAAAAGGTACACGAACGCATGGTGCAATTGCCATTGTGGGACGATTATAAAGAACAGCTAAAATCTACATGTGCCGATTTAAAAAATATTGGTGGAAGCACCGCCGGAACCATTACAGCAGGTAAGTTTTTAGAGCATTTTGCGAAAGCTCCGTTTGTGCATATCGATATTGCCGGACCTGCATTTACAACTGCTGCCGAAAATTATAAAGGTTTAGGCGGAACAGGAACCGGAGTGCGTGCATTGCATACATTCTTTGCCAACTATAAAAAGTAAAACCCTGACTGTATTGTAGTTCAACATCAGCTGGTAGAGAACGCTAATTAGAATCATTTATTCTGAAATAAAAACGCAAAATCCGTTATCATTTGGTAACGGATTTTTGTGTATATTTGATAAACTAAAACATTACTTTTTATGAAAAAAATATACTTATTAGGTTTATTAATTTTCATTTCGATAACGATGAGTTGTGATAATGAGGAGGATTATTATATTCGTTTTGATGAAAGTACATTTAATGAACAAAGAGCATTATGGGAGCATGCAAAAAATCAAAATTATTCATTTCAATATAGTTATGCATCTTCTACTGGACCAATTATTGCAGATATAATTGTAGAGAATGGTATTCAAATTAACGAAGAAGAAACGCCGGGTAGCTACACGATTGATGATATTTATAAAATGATTGAAAATGATTTTATTTACGCTAAAACTAGAGACAATAGAGATTTGTATGGTGTATCAATAAATGTAGAATATAACAAAGAATTTCATTATCCAGAGAAAATTAATTATTCGGTTTCATTTAAAAATGAAAATATGGCAGGTGGAGGTGGTTACAATGCCGAAATAACAAATTTTACTTTAAACTAATTCAAAATCCGTTATCATTTGGTAGCGGATTTTTGCTTTCCACATTTTAAACACTTCTTAACAAAGATTAAAAAAGGGTTAAAAAAATAATTTCAGTTGGGGTTTTTGGCACGGCAGTTCTCCCCAATATGTGTATGTCAATCAGCAATCAATGACCGTTTTATGTTAAATTACCCCTTATTTTTCTTAAAATTCTTCGTGGTATAATACTTGAAATTTGCTTTTCTATCAATTCAAATAAAGGTTTGTTTTCATCTAACCAAACAAACAGTTTATTTTCAAAGTACATTTTTATGCCCAATCAATTTTTAAAAACCAAAACCGCTCTTACGCAGGATTGTTTAAAAGAGCAATTGCCCACAGAAAAGCCACAAGACGCAAAAAAAATGCGTCGTTCAGAATTCCTAGACGCTTTGTCGTTAAATTCCCTAAAAAACAAAGATTACGTAGTTATTGCCGCCACCTTATTCTTCATGATTATGTCGGTTTTTGCTTTTGTTAACTTTCAAGCAGATATCGAGAAAATTCATTTTGAACGGATGACCACTTGGTGGGGTGTTACGATAAGCTATATTGCATTGACTTTATTGGTTTTGCAGTTAAGTTTCCTTGCTTATCTACTTTTTTTGTACGTTAAATACAAAGCGGTAAAAGCAGTTAGCAATGAACAATTGCCCACTTGCACCGTAATTGTTCCAGCGTATAATGAAGGTAAATTAGTTTATGAAACGTTATTGAGTTTGGCTGATAGCGATTATCCACATGAAAAACTACAAATTCTATCGATTGATGATGGAAGCAAAGACGATACTTGGCAATGGATGCTGCGTGCAAAAGCAATTTTGGGCAACCGATTGACCATTTATCAGCAACCAAAAAATATGGGGAAACGCCATGCACTGTATCTTGGGTTTAAAGAAGGAACGGGCGATGTTTTTGTAACGGTTGACAGTGATTCAATTGTAAAAGAAGATACGTTGCGCAATTTGGTAAGTCCGTTTGCAGTGCATGCAAAATGCGGCGCTGTGGCAGGAAATGTCCGTGTATTGAACAAAGAAAAGGGTTTGATACCAAAAATGTTAAACGTAAGTTTTGTATTTAGTTTTGAATTTGTTCGCTCGGCTCAAAGTGCCATTGGTTCGGTTTTGTGTACACCCGGTGCTTTGGCAGCTTACAGAAAAGATGCTGTGATGAATTGTTTAGAAGATTGGATGAACCAGA is from Paenimyroides aestuarii and encodes:
- a CDS encoding DUF6174 domain-containing protein translates to MKKIYLLGLLIFISITMSCDNEEDYYIRFDESTFNEQRALWEHAKNQNYSFQYSYASSTGPIIADIIVENGIQINEEETPGSYTIDDIYKMIENDFIYAKTRDNRDLYGVSINVEYNKEFHYPEKINYSVSFKNENMAGGGGYNAEITNFTLN
- a CDS encoding glycosyltransferase, whose amino-acid sequence is MRRSEFLDALSLNSLKNKDYVVIAATLFFMIMSVFAFVNFQADIEKIHFERMTTWWGVTISYIALTLLVLQLSFLAYLLFLYVKYKAVKAVSNEQLPTCTVIVPAYNEGKLVYETLLSLADSDYPHEKLQILSIDDGSKDDTWQWMLRAKAILGNRLTIYQQPKNMGKRHALYLGFKEGTGDVFVTVDSDSIVKEDTLRNLVSPFAVHAKCGAVAGNVRVLNKEKGLIPKMLNVSFVFSFEFVRSAQSAIGSVLCTPGALAAYRKDAVMNCLEDWMNQTFMGQPSDIGEDRAMTNMILKQGKHVLFQKNALVYTNIPEKYKSLYKMFIRWERSNVRENIMMSQFAFTKFRKESTIGPRILLVMQWVKVIMAYPLLLLLLFFVVTHPVLFVCTSLAGIFVFSSIQMFFYAKKYNISEAFLAYTYSVFYLFTLFWITPYAIATASRRGWLTRDLPAV